The sequence CAAGAATCAAAAGATAGTTCAGAAATTGAAAATATCATCACTACGAAAGACAAATTGTATCAAGCGCTATCCAGCACAAAAGCTATAGATTCGGAGACGAAGGAGGTAATGTACTATAGAGAAGCATTGACAGCTGGATGGAGAAGGCTGAAAGAGCATGGGTATATTTCAATAAATGATATTGTAGAGATCCAGAAGATTCTTGTGAAAAATGATGCAGGAATACGAAAGGCCCCAGGAACAAGATTAGTAAATGATAAGACAGGTGAAATCATGTATTCACCGCCAGATGAGCCTGAAGTGATAAATGGCTTGCTAAAGAACTTTACCGAATATTTAAATAATAAAGAAACTAGCTTAATAAAAATGTCAATTTTACATTATCAATTTGAGAGTATACACCCTTTTTACGACGGAAATGGGAGAAGTGGTAGAATTATAAATGTATTGTATCTCTTGCTGAAAGATTATTTAGAAATACCGATCTTATATTTGAGTTCCTATATTATAAGAAATAAAAGTGAATACTATCGACTATTACGATCGATAACCAAATGTGATGAGTGGGAAGAATGGATCATTTTCATCTTAAAAGGAATAGAGGAAACGGCGAAAGAAACGATAAAGAAAGTAAAGAAAATTAAAGGCTTATTAGATGAAACAATTGAATATATAAGAATGAAAGAGCCAAAGATATACTCAAAGGAATTAGTGGAGATCTTATTTGAGAATCCCTACTGTAAAGTAGGTTTCTTAGTGAACGGACTTAAGATTGAAAGAAAGACGGCATCAGTGTACCTGCATAGGCTATCAGAAATAGGTATCTTAGAATTGAGAAAAGTAGGGAGGGAGAATATTTTTATCAATAGTGAT is a genomic window of Sediminispirochaeta bajacaliforniensis DSM 16054 containing:
- a CDS encoding Fic family protein gives rise to the protein MNGFDPKVPYNSLPLVPPALEKYESIAIWKQESAARAAIFELKGIANIIPNQSILINAIILQESKDSSEIENIITTKDKLYQALSSTKAIDSETKEVMYYREALTAGWRRLKEHGYISINDIVEIQKILVKNDAGIRKAPGTRLVNDKTGEIMYSPPDEPEVINGLLKNFTEYLNNKETSLIKMSILHYQFESIHPFYDGNGRSGRIINVLYLLLKDYLEIPILYLSSYIIRNKSEYYRLLRSITKCDEWEEWIIFILKGIEETAKETIKKVKKIKGLLDETIEYIRMKEPKIYSKELVEILFENPYCKVGFLVNGLKIERKTASVYLHRLSEIGILELRKVGRENIFINSDLMNILKM